One stretch of Pseudoramibacter sp. DNA includes these proteins:
- a CDS encoding DUF262 domain-containing protein: MDTHNNTIAEFLSSSKTVFVVPVYQRNYDWNEHNCKQLFKDIEGCIRTQRHHFLGTIFFRASTSHEKEIIDGQQRLTSITLLLKALYDITENKDIRDEIKNEYLINKGHSIDTEYLKIKLHLNKRDDEIYKILLKYPPNILPDYLTITQKNSHLFQNYLLFTELLRKYIDRGGNATDFLDAMEKLTIITLEVQDENPQEIFESLNSTGMDLTNVDLLRNYVFMQFSHQQQTELYDQYWSRIEDAVGVDNMQSFFCDYLAYKKLSDSITINGRKEHINDKNLYIAFKAYYEELMDHAADRFEETVACFKDILRCALLYKNFIFKDKQYPTDSVIQQKLYLMLVAGDVKNVQIVLLYLFSIYSEEKISKEVLGEAIDGLASYAFRAKVCNGGGFTRQFAANVVSRLDAITDFNSFEDGFWKALTFGRGRYTFPSDSEFYNELRVKDLYNTLRSKGCKYMLYRLENHSPFQKEIRPFDADSISVDHIMPQTPSSEWKSYLKQDDLIQYDSHLHCLGNLTLTNYNAEMSNKSFEEKQEIYKNSGFYYSRKLAECDHWSCDEIEKRGKSLAEKALQIWRMPEAYQKDNNDRRVLHSLQEDTDAFAYTKPVKIFIDGEELNVQHWNDFLPTLCHWINEDNEDTLKIIAEKDTHDFKIEDDAAFQYSQSYKHVKDNIYVYATRSSQDLLEGAKRIVRVYDDLNGTDVTDTLRFTIKK, translated from the coding sequence ATGGATACACACAATAATACAATAGCAGAGTTCTTAAGCAGCTCAAAAACGGTCTTTGTTGTACCTGTTTATCAACGCAATTACGATTGGAATGAACATAATTGCAAGCAGTTGTTTAAAGATATTGAAGGCTGTATCAGAACGCAAAGGCATCATTTCCTTGGAACTATCTTTTTTAGGGCATCTACTTCTCATGAGAAAGAAATTATCGACGGACAGCAGCGCTTAACCAGTATTACGTTATTATTAAAAGCACTGTACGACATCACAGAAAATAAAGATATTAGAGACGAAATCAAAAATGAATATCTTATTAATAAAGGGCATAGTATTGATACAGAATATCTCAAAATCAAGCTTCATCTCAATAAACGGGATGATGAAATCTACAAAATACTTTTAAAATATCCGCCTAATATTTTGCCGGATTATTTAACCATAACGCAAAAAAATTCCCATCTTTTCCAGAATTATTTATTGTTTACAGAACTTTTGAGAAAATATATCGACCGGGGCGGGAATGCAACAGATTTTCTGGATGCGATGGAAAAACTAACGATCATTACACTGGAAGTTCAGGATGAAAATCCACAGGAAATTTTCGAGAGCTTAAACTCAACCGGTATGGATTTAACGAATGTTGATTTATTGCGTAATTATGTCTTTATGCAGTTTTCTCACCAACAGCAAACCGAACTTTATGATCAATATTGGAGTCGAATAGAAGATGCCGTTGGTGTTGACAACATGCAATCTTTCTTCTGTGATTATCTTGCGTATAAGAAACTTAGTGATTCAATTACAATTAACGGTAGAAAGGAGCATATTAACGATAAAAATTTATACATTGCTTTTAAAGCTTACTACGAAGAATTGATGGACCATGCAGCAGATCGATTTGAAGAAACAGTTGCCTGCTTTAAAGATATTTTGAGATGTGCGCTATTGTATAAAAATTTTATTTTTAAAGATAAACAATATCCAACAGATTCAGTCATACAGCAAAAACTATATTTAATGCTCGTAGCAGGCGATGTGAAAAATGTACAAATTGTGTTGTTATATTTGTTTTCAATTTATTCAGAAGAAAAAATCAGTAAAGAAGTTTTGGGTGAGGCCATCGATGGTCTAGCTTCGTATGCGTTTCGTGCTAAGGTTTGTAATGGTGGCGGTTTTACGCGGCAATTTGCAGCTAATGTGGTTTCGCGATTGGACGCTATTACAGATTTTAACAGTTTTGAAGATGGTTTTTGGAAAGCACTGACATTTGGACGCGGACGATACACATTTCCTTCTGATTCTGAGTTTTACAATGAATTGCGTGTTAAAGATCTTTATAATACACTCAGGTCAAAAGGCTGCAAATACATGTTGTATCGGCTAGAAAATCACTCACCGTTTCAAAAGGAAATTAGACCATTTGATGCTGATTCCATTAGTGTTGATCATATTATGCCACAGACCCCCTCGTCAGAATGGAAAAGTTATTTAAAACAAGATGATTTAATTCAATACGATAGCCATCTCCATTGCCTTGGAAATTTAACACTCACAAATTATAACGCTGAAATGTCGAATAAATCATTTGAAGAAAAACAGGAGATTTATAAAAACTCTGGTTTTTACTATTCTAGGAAATTGGCTGAATGCGATCATTGGTCGTGTGATGAAATCGAGAAACGCGGCAAAAGTTTGGCAGAAAAAGCACTTCAAATTTGGCGTATGCCCGAAGCCTATCAGAAAGACAATAATGACAGGAGAGTTCTTCACTCATTGCAAGAAGATACGGATGCTTTTGCATATACAAAGCCCGTTAAAATTTTTATTGATGGCGAAGAACTGAATGTACAACATTGGAACGATTTTCTTCCCACATTGTGTCATTGGATTAATGAGGATAATGAAGATACACTTAAAATAATTGCTGAAAAAGATACGCATGATTTTAAAATTGAGGATGATGCTGCCTTTCAATATTCACAGTCATATAAGCATGTGAAGGACAATATTTATGTTTATGCGACGCGTTCATCTCAAGATTTATTAGAAGGTGCTAAACGAATTGTGAGGGTTTATGACGATCTTAACGGAACAGATGTGACGGATACACTTCGGTTTACAATAAAAAAATAA
- a CDS encoding helix-turn-helix domain-containing protein: MRYSFEFKLKCIELYRSGRWPETPDGISTHHFHNTIRTWSEIDERFGPEALKHPKHQRKWSPEDKLAVVSQVLAGNSFRSVACLAGIGKGMLYQWVRRYKEEGYNGLVNKRKGKKPKEPSMKKKKSDQPQPLTESEREELIRLREENAYMKAEIAFRKKLIALRREKWAEQHLKAKKQKPSKHSDKKDSN; this comes from the coding sequence ATGCGTTATAGTTTTGAGTTTAAATTGAAATGTATAGAACTTTACAGATCTGGAAGATGGCCCGAAACGCCGGATGGTATTTCTACTCATCACTTTCATAACACTATTCGTACATGGTCAGAAATTGATGAAAGGTTTGGTCCAGAAGCGTTAAAGCATCCAAAACACCAAAGAAAGTGGTCCCCTGAGGATAAATTGGCTGTAGTATCGCAGGTGCTTGCAGGGAATTCATTCCGATCTGTTGCTTGCCTTGCTGGGATTGGTAAGGGTATGCTTTATCAATGGGTGCGCAGATATAAGGAAGAAGGGTATAATGGACTGGTAAACAAACGTAAAGGAAAAAAGCCGAAGGAACCGTCCATGAAGAAAAAGAAATCAGATCAACCACAGCCATTAACGGAATCAGAACGTGAAGAATTAATCCGTCTCAGAGAAGAAAATGCGTACATGAAAGCGGAGATTGCCTTTAGAAAAAAACTGATCGCCTTGAGGCGCGAAAAGTGGGCCGAACAGCATCTCAAGGCGAAAAAGCAAAAGCCGTCGAAGCACTCAGACAAAAAGGATTCCAACTAA
- a CDS encoding IS3 family transposase, with the protein MGRTASQGEKAKAVEALRQKGFQLKYLLKAAGMARSTYYFEIKKPDRVAKRNAALSERIKTIFENHHGRYGVRRIYHELVNQGHKVNHKRVQRLMHQMSLCGKRPKEKYHSYVGTVGKIADNIISRDFNTKAPLEKWTTDVSQFNFSWGKCYLSPILDMHTNEIIAYDLSLSPNMEQIKKMLQQAFKKFPHVEGLIMHSDQGWQYQHWFYRKTLREHGIIQSMSRKGNCYDNCIMETFFGRLKNEMYYGEEKNYKSFEAFSKAIKEYMQYYNNKRIQKKTNWMPPAKYRLASSC; encoded by the coding sequence GTGGGCCGAACAGCATCTCAAGGCGAAAAAGCAAAAGCCGTCGAAGCACTCAGACAAAAAGGATTCCAACTAAAATATTTGCTGAAGGCAGCAGGAATGGCACGTTCTACTTATTACTTTGAAATCAAGAAACCAGACCGCGTTGCCAAACGGAATGCAGCGCTTTCCGAGAGAATCAAAACTATTTTTGAAAACCATCACGGAAGGTACGGGGTCCGAAGAATCTATCACGAGTTGGTGAATCAAGGCCATAAAGTTAATCATAAAAGGGTCCAGAGACTGATGCACCAGATGAGCCTCTGCGGCAAACGTCCAAAAGAAAAATATCATTCCTATGTGGGGACCGTTGGGAAGATTGCTGACAATATCATCAGCAGAGATTTCAACACAAAAGCACCTTTGGAAAAATGGACAACTGATGTAAGCCAGTTCAACTTCTCCTGGGGGAAATGCTACCTTTCTCCCATTCTTGACATGCACACGAACGAGATCATTGCGTACGATTTATCTTTAAGTCCCAACATGGAACAGATTAAAAAAATGCTGCAACAAGCCTTCAAAAAGTTTCCTCATGTAGAAGGACTGATTATGCATTCAGATCAAGGCTGGCAGTACCAACACTGGTTTTATCGAAAAACTTTAAGAGAGCACGGAATTATTCAGTCAATGTCCAGAAAGGGAAATTGCTATGATAACTGCATCATGGAAACCTTCTTCGGACGATTAAAAAACGAAATGTACTATGGCGAGGAAAAAAATTATAAATCATTTGAAGCGTTCAGCAAAGCGATAAAAGAATATATGCAGTATTACAACAACAAGCGGATTCAGAAAAAAACAAACTGGATGCCGCCTGCAAAGTACAGGTTAGCATCCAGTTGTTAA
- the thrS gene encoding threonine--tRNA ligase: MDEKVLSCYRHSLAHVMAKAVIELYGPETQYAIGPQIDDGFYYDFLLPEGKTVTEADFKTIEDKMREILKRKEAWTRKEVSKAEALDIFKDQKFKTELIEDLPDDEVITVYYTGDDYVDLCRGPHVDNSQELLSAAFEIRSASGAYWRGDENRDNLTRIYAYAFPDKKALKAHKALIREAKERDHKKIGAQLDLFMFDETAPGMPYWLPRGWKLFNALLDFWRSVHEAHGYQEISGPVLSKKKLWETSGHWDHYMDGMFVIPGKDEEDPNTYALKPMNCPNTIKVYQTKKRSYKDLPLRYAQVDTIHRKEKSGELNGLFRVQMFRQDDAHIFVTEDQIADEIFDIMDVASEIYTPLGLTYKAELSTRPDDYMGDIEVWNKAEADLKAILVKKYGEGNFEINEGDGAFYGPKIDLKMRDALGREWQMGTIQLDFQLPLNFGMKYAAGDDTEKRPVLIHRAILGSFERFIGIITENFKGDFPFWLCPYQVGIVPIRESHNAYAKHVADVLKRAGVRVEADYTDDNMKTKIKHFKQYKDPYILVLGDKEAADGTVSINIRGNKQLNDIPLDYFVAMCQKMIAEHSLELIETAD; this comes from the coding sequence ATGGATGAAAAAGTGTTAAGTTGTTACCGCCATTCCCTGGCTCACGTGATGGCCAAGGCTGTGATCGAGCTCTACGGCCCCGAAACCCAGTACGCCATCGGGCCCCAGATCGACGACGGCTTTTATTACGATTTCCTCTTGCCGGAAGGAAAGACCGTCACCGAAGCCGATTTCAAGACCATCGAAGACAAGATGCGCGAAATCTTGAAGCGCAAGGAAGCCTGGACCCGCAAGGAAGTCTCCAAGGCCGAAGCCCTCGATATCTTTAAGGATCAGAAATTCAAGACCGAATTGATCGAAGACCTGCCTGACGACGAAGTCATCACCGTGTATTACACCGGGGACGATTATGTCGATCTCTGCCGCGGGCCTCACGTCGACAATTCCCAGGAATTGCTCAGCGCGGCCTTCGAAATCCGAAGCGCGTCGGGCGCCTATTGGCGCGGCGACGAAAACCGCGACAACCTGACCCGGATCTACGCCTACGCCTTCCCGGACAAGAAGGCCCTGAAGGCCCACAAGGCCCTGATCCGCGAAGCGAAGGAACGGGATCACAAGAAGATCGGCGCCCAGCTGGATCTCTTCATGTTCGACGAAACGGCGCCGGGCATGCCCTACTGGCTGCCCCGCGGCTGGAAGCTGTTCAACGCGCTGCTCGATTTCTGGCGCAGTGTCCACGAAGCCCACGGCTACCAGGAAATCTCCGGGCCGGTGCTCTCGAAGAAGAAGCTCTGGGAAACCTCGGGCCATTGGGACCACTACATGGACGGCATGTTCGTCATCCCGGGCAAGGATGAAGAAGACCCCAACACCTACGCCCTCAAGCCGATGAACTGCCCGAACACCATCAAGGTCTATCAGACGAAGAAACGTTCCTACAAAGATCTGCCCCTGCGCTACGCCCAGGTCGACACCATCCACCGCAAGGAAAAATCCGGCGAACTCAACGGCCTGTTCCGGGTGCAGATGTTCCGCCAGGATGACGCCCACATCTTCGTCACCGAAGACCAGATCGCCGATGAAATCTTCGACATCATGGACGTGGCCAGCGAAATCTACACCCCGCTGGGCCTGACCTACAAGGCAGAGCTCTCCACCCGCCCCGACGACTACATGGGCGACATCGAAGTCTGGAACAAGGCAGAAGCCGACCTCAAGGCCATTTTGGTCAAGAAATACGGCGAAGGGAATTTTGAAATCAACGAAGGGGACGGCGCCTTCTACGGCCCGAAGATCGACTTAAAGATGCGCGACGCCCTGGGCCGCGAATGGCAGATGGGGACGATCCAGCTGGACTTCCAGCTGCCGCTGAACTTCGGCATGAAATACGCCGCCGGCGACGACACCGAAAAGCGCCCGGTCTTGATTCACCGCGCGATTCTCGGCTCCTTCGAACGGTTCATCGGGATCATCACCGAAAACTTCAAGGGGGATTTCCCGTTCTGGCTCTGCCCGTACCAGGTGGGCATTGTGCCGATCCGCGAATCCCACAACGCCTACGCCAAACACGTCGCCGACGTGCTCAAACGGGCCGGCGTGCGTGTCGAAGCGGATTACACCGACGACAACATGAAGACGAAGATCAAGCACTTCAAACAGTACAAAGATCCGTACATTTTGGTCCTCGGCGATAAGGAAGCGGCCGACGGCACCGTTTCGATCAACATCCGCGGCAACAAACAGCTCAACGACATTCCGCTGGATTATTTCGTGGCCATGTGCCAGAAGATGATCGCAGAACACAGCCTGGAACTGATTGAAACTGCCGACTGA
- a CDS encoding type II toxin-antitoxin system Phd/YefM family antitoxin, with amino-acid sequence MAKLRETIRPSADLRNHYHDISQLCKEQDEAVIITVNGRGDTVSLSYEAYQNMKARIELLEVLSEAEDDVRNGRVGPVSDTFNSLRAILQAYND; translated from the coding sequence ATGGCGAAACTTCGGGAAACGATTCGGCCGTCGGCGGATTTGAGGAATCATTATCACGATATTTCCCAATTGTGCAAAGAGCAGGACGAAGCGGTCATCATCACGGTGAACGGCCGGGGCGATACGGTGTCGCTCTCTTACGAAGCGTATCAGAATATGAAGGCGCGCATTGAGCTGCTGGAGGTGCTCTCAGAGGCAGAAGATGACGTCAGGAACGGCCGGGTCGGACCGGTTTCGGACACCTTTAACAGCTTGCGGGCAATCCTGCAGGCGTATAACGATTGA